The Miscanthus floridulus cultivar M001 chromosome 17, ASM1932011v1, whole genome shotgun sequence genome has a window encoding:
- the LOC136518461 gene encoding homeobox-DDT domain protein RLT2-like: MESSDDGGSGPPAAVGMGSPGPSSAPAAAVGGASTAPGASGSGGKPPVKRVMKTPYQLEVLERTYAEDSYPNETKRAELSVQLNLTDRQLQMWFCHRRLKDRKPPAKRQLRDEEVSVPVIAPPPPPPPLLPSEMILGTVGTYGEQLPPYSRRGPGRSSAVPRLSVPEIGRRYYEPPQVMLPHMAPVHLTQAEHRVIDSVESLIGEPLRDDGPVLGIEFDPLPPGAFGAPIVPEPPKQSFRSYETKMFSGHDPKPMKASAFLPTTDPLLPNTGKRKSLVGSSHLGSQAVHEYQFLPEQPSDTYERASQSRFYDAPAEASNLRVAPLSTGSRFLHGLEQAPGYMFHSQSSGSSHLAQRGRSPIASALTDHEGALSNINVSPAPIHGQFGIPQVPGFESSLASSERMGYHDDDTYRVDRKRKHNEEAKIAREVEAHEKRIRKELEKQDLLNRKREEQMRRETERLDRERRKEEERLMRERQREEEKLQREQRREHKRMEKFMQKQSIRAEKLKQKEELRREKEAAKQKAANERATARRIARESMELMEDERLELLELASCSKGLPSMVSLDSDTLQQLDSFRGMLGKFPPETVRLKVPFSIKPWAASEDIIGNLLMVWKFFVTFGDVLGLPSFTLDEFVQALHDYDSRLLGELHVALLKSIIKDIEDVARTPSVALGVNQSSSANPGGGHPQIVEGAYAWGINILNWQRHLNFLTWPEILRQFGLCAGFGPQLKKSDAEIVHHRDDNEGRNGVDVISILRNGSAAVKAAALMKERGYTNRRRSRHRLTPGTVKFAAFHVLSLEGSKGLTILEVAEKIQKSGLRDLTTSKTPEASISAALSRDTKLFERTAPSTYCVKTPYRKDPDDSEAVLSAAREKIRVFQNALLECEEVEKDVDEAERDEDSECDDADDDADGDDVNIEDKDAKSPLVGAQYGAQSTVVGDIKKESNSVMNTSVSPSIQIKSSESLPLHTLDSKASSSTDQEVGGDAKDTEIDESNQGESWVQGLAEGDYCDLSVDERLNALVALIGVATEGNSIRAILEERLEAASALKKQMWAEAQLDKRRTRDDFTSKIQYDSCVGIKVDTDQENAAESTLTPVHNPIKNNNGNASLTNNDLLVDKQNQLITGDVFLHQWNGVSRELSTNPESLSVQQYASSEKTRSQLKSFIGHKAEQLYVYRSLPLGQDRRRNWYWQFSASSSSYDPGSGRIFFESRDGYWRVIDSSEAFEALVASLDTRGIRESHLHSMLQSIEPTFKEAVERKKCASLEHTTGRTLKNGSNESLNCNNEFGSPCSTLSGVASDNLMAYSDTFKIEIGRNEAEKNSISKRASVFLKWMWRECYGHQSTYAMRYGKKWCPELIQSCDHCYQIFLAEERHCSSCHKTFKPIHNFLEHSSQCEEKQRTDPNWKTQIVDFSVPVGLRLLRLLLATIEASVPAEALLSFWTDGYRKSWGVKLYSASSAEEVLQMLSVLEGAIKRDYLSSNFETTTELLNSKTQDATQNSVGGSASATVLPWVPDTTAAVALRLLDLDTSISYTLPPKLGSNKEQEAGDFMKLPPRYPSISKNKQEIEQFRPIGFDQQDGALLTNSNGRRGRGRGRGGRGGGRGGRSRGRGGRIPRGIGSSSRIQFRDDNSVPYGRAPRKNARGGRNRGRGRGLRTVRPRQPSELSARSIPKANLLGSFSMLSKANHTGTMHSPESSEEWALERREYVKDDDDNSVSQSDESEEENGEPMNEEYDKQISVYPRDISESSPVHMMDDASDDNDEDAEGDEGEEDGEDYEAEDPAGDEDDDVEMGGDDDIRDDDDDDGGDGAANADEDEGDTSSYSSEYSE, from the exons ATGGAGTCCTCCGACGACGGGGGCTCCGGTCCGCCGGCAGCGGTGGGGATGGGAAGTCCCGGCCCTTCGTCGGCCCCCGCGGCTGCCGTTGGCGGTGCGAGTACCGCACCTGGCGCGTCTGGATCCGGGGGGAAGCCGCCGGTGAAGCGCGTCATGAAGACGCCCTACCAGCTGGAGGTTCTCGAGAGGACGTATGCAG AGGATTCGTACCCAAACGAGACGAAGCGGGCGGAGCTGTCGGTGCAGTTGAACCTCACAGACAGGCAGCTGCAGATGTGGTTCTGCCACCGCCGGCTCAAGGACCGGAAACCGCCGGCCAAGAGGCAACTGAGGGACGAGGAGGTTAGCGTCCCAGTcatagcgccgccgccgccgccgcctccattgCTGCCCAGCGAGATGATATTGGGGACTGTTGGAACCTATGGTGAGCAGCTGCCGCCCTATTCCAGGAGAGGGCCTGGCCGGTCATCGGCTGTGCCTAGGCTATCTGTGCCGGAGATTGGGAGGAGATACTATGAGCCACCACAAGTTATGCTGCCTCACATGGCACCAGTGCACCTTACGCAAGCGGAGCATCGGGTGATCGATTCTGTAGAATCACTTATAGGGGAACCTTTGAGGGATGATGGGCCAGTGCTTGGTATTGAATTTGATCCACTTCCTCCTGGTGCATTTGGCGCACCTATCG TTCCTGAGCCACCAAAGCAATCCTTCCGATCATATGAGACCAAGATGTTTTCTGGGCATGATCCCAAACCCATGAAG GCTTCGGCATTCTTGCCTACCACAGACCCTTTACTTCCAAATACAGGGAAACGAAAGTCCTTGGTTGGGTCTTCTCATCTTGGCTCACAGGCAGTACATGAGTACCAGTTTCTTCCTGAGCAGCCAAGTGACACATATGAGAGGGCAAGCCAGTCGCGCTTCTATGATGCTCCAGCAGAGGCGTCAAACTTGAGGGTAGCTCCTCTGTCTACAGGTTCACGCTTTCTACATGGACTTGAGCAGGCACCTGGCTATATGTTTCACAGTCAATCATCTGGTTCTAGCCATTTGGCTCAACGTGGCAGATCGCCCATTGCATCGGCATTGACAGATCATGAGGGGGCTTTGTCAAATATTAATGTTAGCCCAGCTCCAATCCACGGCCAATTTGGCATCCCTCAAGTTCCCGGATTTGAAAGCTCCCTCGCATCCTCTGAAAGAATGGGATATCATGATGATGATACATATCGTGTGGACAGAAAGCGCAAG cataatgaggaagctaagaTTGCTAGGGAGGTTGAGGCTCATGAAAAGAGAATCAGAAAGGAGCTTGAGAAGCAAGATCTGCTGAACAGAAAG AGAGAAGAACAAATGCGGAGGGAAACAGAGAGACTTGATCGTGAGAGACGTAAGGAAGAGGAGAGGTTGATGCGTGAAAGACAGAGGGAAGAAGAGAAATTGCAAAGGGAACAAAGACGTGAACACAAGCGTATGGAGAAGTTTATGCAGAAACAATCTATAAGA GCTgaaaaactaaaacaaaaagAGGAGCTTCGACGAGAGAAAGAAGCTGCGAAGCAGAAGGCTGCTAATGAGAGGGCTACAGCACGTAGAATCGCGCGAGAGAGTATGGAACTGATGGAAGATGAGCGCTTAGAACTATTAGAACTGGCCTCTTGTAGTAAAGGGCTGCCCTCGATGGTTTCTCTTGATAGTGACACATTACAGCAGCTTGATTCATTTAGAG GAATGCTGGGAAAGTTTCCTCCTGAAACTGTGAGACTAAAGGTGCCTTTTTCAATAAAACCATGGGCAGCTTCCGAGGATATTATTGGAAACCTTTTGATG GTTTGGAAGTTTTTTGTTACCTTTGGTGATGTTCTTGGGCTTCCATCATTCACATTGGATGAGTTTGTTCAGGCTCTTCATGATTAT GATTCAAGGCTCTTAGGTGAATTGCATGTTGCTCTGCTGAAATCTATCATTAAAGATATTGAGGATGTTGCCCGGACTCCGTCAGTTGCTTTAGGCGTAAATCAGAGCAGTTCTGCTAATCCTGGAGGTGGCCACCCACAAATTGTTGAAGGG GCGTATGCTTGGGGCATCAACATACTTAACTGGCAGCGCCACTTGAACTTTCTTACATGGCCTGAAATATTGCGCCAATTTGGTTTATGTGCTGGTTTCGGGCCTCAGTTAAAGAAAAGCGATGCTGAAATTGTCCATCATCGCGACGATAACGAG ggccGTAATGGTGTAGATGTCATTTCCATTCTGCGAAATGGTTCAGCGGCCGTAAAGGCTGCTGCTTTAATGAAAGAAAGAGGGTATACTAATCGTCGCAGGTCTCGACACCGTCTGACACCTGGAACAGTAAAGTTTGCTGCTTTCCATGTACTGTCACTTGAAGGGAGCAAAGGTCTCACGATATTGGAAGTCGCAGAAAAGATCCAG AAATCTGGACTGAGAGACCTTACAACAAGTAAGACACCAGAGGCATCTATATCTGCGGCATTGTCGAGAGACACTAAGCTTTTTGAAAGAACGGCACCTTCGACATATTGTGTTAAAACTCCTTACAGAAAGGACCCAGATGACTCTGAGGCTGTGTTGTCAGCAGCACGTGAAAAAATCAGGGTGTTTCAGAATGCGCTTTTGGAGTGTGAAGAAGTGGAGAAGGACGTGGATGAGGCTGAAAGGGATGAGGATTCTGAATGTGATGATGCTGATGATGACGCTGATGGTGATGACGTGAATATTGAGGACAAGGATGCCAAGTCTCCCCTAGTTGGAGCTCAATATGGTGCACAAAGTACAGTAGTTGGTGACATAAAGAAAGAATCAAACAGTGTGATGAACACATCAGTGTCACCAAGCATTCAGATTAAATCTAGTGAAAGTTTACCATTGCATACTTTAGACAGTAAAGCAAGTAGTTCAACTGATCAAGAAGTTGGAGGTGATGCTAAGGACACTGAGATAGACGAAAGTAACCAAGGGGAGTCCTGGGTACAGGGGCTAGCTGAGGGTGACTACTGTGATCTTAGTGTGGACGAACGCCTCAATGCTTTGGTTGCGCTTATTGGTGTTGCCACTGAAGGAAATTCTATCCGTGCAATTCTGGAG GAACGCCTTGAAGCAGCAAGTGCTTTAAAAAAACAAATGTGGGCTGAGGCACAACTTGATAAGAGGCGTACAAGGGACGACTTTACTAGTAAGATACAGTATGATTCTTGTGTGGGTATTAAGGTTGATACAGATCAAGAAAATGCTGCTGAAAGTACCCTTACGCCAGTGCATAACCCTATTAAAAACAATAACGGAAATGCCAGTTTGACGAACAATGATTTGCTTGTTGACAAGCAGAACCAGCTTATTACTGGTGATGTATTTCTTCATCAGTGGAATGGTGTAAGCCGAGAATTGAGTACTAACCCCGAAAGCTTGTCTGTTCAGCAATATGCTTCATCTGAGAAAACTAGATCTCAGTTGAAATCCTTCATAGGTCACAAGGCAGAACAGCTTTACGTGTACAGATCGCTACCCCTTGGACAAGATCGGAGACGAAACTGGTATTGGCAGTTttctgcatcttcatcatcctaTGACCCTGGTTCGGGAAGAATCTTTTTTGAATCTAGAGATGGATACTGGAGGGTCATTGATTCATCTGAG GCGTTTGAAGCTTTGGTAGCTTCCCTTGATACTCGTGGCATCCGTGAGTCACATCTGCACTCAATGTTGCAAAGTATCGAGCCAACTTTTAAGGAAGCTGTTGAGAGGAAAAAGTGTGCTAGTTTAGAACACACAACTGGACGGACTTTGAAAAATGGAAGTAATGAAAGTCTAAACTGCAACAATGAGTTTGGAAGTCCATGCAGTACCCTTTCTGGTGTTGCTTCTGATAATCTTATGGCATATTCAGATACTTTCAAGATAGAGATTGGGCGCAATGAAGCCGAGAAAAATTCTATCTCGAAAAGGGCTTCTGTGTTTCTGAAATGGATGTGGAGAGAGTGCTACGGTCACCAATCCACATACGCCATGAGATATGGAAAGAAGTGGTGCCCTGAGTTGATTCAATCTTGTGACCATTGCTACCAGATATTCTTAGCTGAAGAAAGGCACTGTTCTTCTTGCCACAAGACATTCAAACCCATTCACAATTTCTTGGAGCACTCATCACAATGTGAAGAAAAACAGAGAACGGATCCTAATTGGAAGACGCAAATTGTGGACTTTTCTGTACCTGTAGGATTGAGATTGCTGAGGCTGCTCTTAGCTACCATTGAG GCTTCAGTACCGGCAGAAGCTCTCCTATCTTTTTGGACGGATGGGTATCGAAAATCTTGGGGTGTGAAGTTGTATTCTGCATCATCTGCCGAAGAAGTCTTGCAG ATGCTTAGTGTGCTGGAAGGTGCAATAAAGCGAGATTACTTATCATCTAACTTTGAAACGACAACTGAGTTGCTTAATTCAAAAACACAAGATGCTACCCAGAATTCAGTTGGAGGTTCTGCATCTGCCACTGTACTTCCATGGGTTCCTGATACTACCGCTGCTGTCGCCTTAAGATTGTTAGACTTGGATACTTCCATCTCATACACACTTCCTCCAAAGTTGGGTTCAAATAAGGAGCAAGAAGCTGGAGATTTCATG AAGCTTCCACCGAGATATCCTTCTATTAGTAAGAACAAACAAGAAATAGAACAGTTCAGACCTATTGGTTTTGATCAACAGGATGGAGCGTTGCTAACTAACAGCAATGGTCGTAGAGGTAGAGGTCGTGGACGGGGAGGTAGAGGAGGTGGCAGGGGAGGTAGATCTCGTGGTCGTGGTGGTAGGATTCCCAGGGGTATTGGCAGCTCTTCCAGGATTCAGTTCAGGGATGACAATAGTGTGCCCTATGGGAGAGCCCCTCGAAAGAATGCACGCGGTGGGCgtaaccgtggccgtggccgtggacttCGAACTGTTAGACCTCGGCAACCATCTGAGCTCAGTGCCAGATCAATTCCAAAGGCAAACCTATTGGGCAGCTTTAGTATGTTAAGTAAGGCAAATCACACTGGCACTATGCATTCTCCTGAGAGCTCAGAAGAGTGGGCCTTGGAGAGAAGGGAATATGtcaaggatgatgatgacaaTTCGGTCTCTCAATCCGATGAGTCAGAGGAGGAAAATGGTGAGCCTATGAACGAGGAATATGATAAGCAGATTTCAGTCTATCCAAGGGACATTTCGGAGTCCAGCCCTGTACATATGATGGATGATGCGAGTGACGATAACGATGAGGATGCTGAAGGAGATGAGGGTGAGGAGGATGGAGAGGACTATGAAGCTGAAGATCCTGCTGGTGATGAGGATGACGACGTTGAGATGGGTGGGGATGATGACATTcgggacgacgacgatgacgatggtgGAGATGGAGCAGCCAACGCAGATGAGGATGAAGGTGATACATCATCATATTCTTCAGAGTATAGTGAATGA